From a region of the Streptacidiphilus albus JL83 genome:
- a CDS encoding MFS transporter has translation MTNTAVDARVGTTPQAEPAPAHRWWVLAVIGLAQLMVVLDATIVNIALPSAQHALGFNDSDRQWVVTAYSLAFGSLLLLGGRLADLLGRKLVFLVGIVGFAASSALAGAAGGFEVLVVGRALQGLFGALLAPAALSLLNTTFTDAKERAKAFGIFGAIAGAGGGIGLLLGGLLTEHLSWRWTLYVNLIFAVLAFTGGLVFLKRGAPANRPKLDIPGVLLVSAGLFGLVYGFSNAETHHWSSPQTWGFLAVGGLLLIAFTWWQTRASHPLLPLRVLLHRNRAASFLAVAISGAGMFGVFLFLTYYLQASLGYSPVQTGLAFLPMIGGIMVTAQLSTNLLIPRWGPKPVVPVGMAMAVVGMVWFTTLGLGSTYAGNILPPLIITGLGFGLILPPAMSLATVGIGPSDAGVASAAVNTMQQIGGSIGTALLNTLAASAASAYLVGRKLDPQVLGQAQLHSYSTAYWWSAGFFAVGMVVTAVLYRKGRIEQDPDAPKAIHM, from the coding sequence ATGACCAACACAGCCGTCGACGCCCGCGTCGGCACCACCCCGCAGGCGGAACCCGCCCCCGCCCACCGCTGGTGGGTGCTGGCCGTGATCGGCCTCGCCCAGCTGATGGTCGTCCTGGACGCCACCATCGTGAACATCGCGCTGCCCTCGGCCCAGCACGCGCTGGGCTTCAACGACAGCGACCGGCAGTGGGTGGTCACCGCCTACTCGCTGGCCTTCGGCAGCCTGCTGCTGCTGGGCGGACGCCTGGCCGACCTGCTCGGACGGAAGCTGGTCTTCCTGGTCGGCATCGTCGGCTTCGCCGCCTCCTCGGCGCTGGCCGGTGCGGCCGGCGGCTTCGAGGTGCTGGTGGTCGGCCGGGCGCTCCAGGGACTCTTCGGCGCGCTGCTGGCCCCGGCCGCGCTCTCGCTGCTGAACACCACCTTCACCGATGCCAAGGAGCGGGCCAAGGCGTTCGGCATCTTCGGCGCCATCGCCGGCGCGGGCGGCGGCATCGGCCTGCTGCTCGGCGGGCTGCTCACCGAGCACCTGAGCTGGCGCTGGACCCTCTACGTGAACCTGATCTTCGCGGTCCTGGCCTTCACCGGCGGACTGGTCTTCCTCAAGCGCGGCGCGCCGGCCAACCGTCCCAAGCTGGACATCCCCGGTGTGCTGCTGGTGTCGGCCGGGCTCTTCGGGCTGGTCTACGGCTTCTCCAACGCCGAGACCCACCACTGGTCCTCGCCGCAGACCTGGGGCTTCCTCGCCGTCGGCGGCCTGCTGCTGATCGCCTTCACCTGGTGGCAGACCCGGGCCTCGCACCCGCTGCTGCCGCTCCGGGTGCTGCTGCACCGCAACCGGGCCGCGTCCTTCCTGGCGGTGGCGATCTCCGGAGCCGGGATGTTCGGGGTCTTCCTCTTCCTGACCTACTACCTCCAGGCCTCGCTCGGCTACAGCCCGGTCCAGACCGGCCTGGCCTTCCTGCCGATGATCGGCGGGATCATGGTCACCGCCCAGCTCTCCACCAACCTGCTGATCCCGCGCTGGGGCCCGAAGCCGGTGGTGCCGGTCGGCATGGCGATGGCCGTGGTCGGCATGGTCTGGTTCACCACCCTCGGGCTCGGCAGCACCTACGCCGGGAACATCCTGCCGCCGCTGATCATCACCGGCCTCGGCTTCGGTCTGATCCTGCCCCCGGCGATGAGCCTGGCCACCGTCGGCATCGGTCCCTCGGACGCCGGCGTCGCCTCGGCCGCCGTCAACACCATGCAGCAGATCGGCGGCTCCATCGGCACGGCGCTGCTGAACACCCTCGCGGCCAGCGCGGCCAGCGCCTACCTGGTCGGCAGGAAGCTCGACCCGCAGGTCCTGGGCCAGGCCCAGCTGCACAGCTACTCCACCGCCTACTGGTGGTCGGCGGGCTTCTTCGCGGTCGGCATGGTGGTCACCGCCGTGCTCTACCGCAAGGGTCGGATCGAGCAGGACCCGGACGCGCCCAAGGCCATCCACATGTAG
- a CDS encoding tetratricopeptide repeat protein, with amino-acid sequence MAAVQTARRFGAGLPQDPPFFGGRRAELARLREEIGRAPFAASAAARSGTAGPAPSRVLVVAGRPGSGRTSLAVHFARSVAEDYPDGQFFVRLSEPGGGPLPADRVARQLLAALGEPVGEAAEAAAEPPGPDPAAAGHPDCAALRAALAERRVLLVLDDAGSSEQLRALLPDAPGCLVVAVTAGPLTGVADARPCVLGGLDVRTSLALLTGFAGDTRIVCDPVAARGLVENLGCHPGALRLVGGWLRTCPNASVADALRLLTESSPRISLVKQPGAALRDAEPLRRAFDLAYDGLSAQAARLLRLLALAPAGRAEPRTAAALLGCPVDAATAHLAALAERRLVNPYHPGSGFGTGADPDSAAAPGAEPQHDGYQLPESLRAPLLGLLAADRASETELARARVLERLVRLLGACVHRLAPGGGPEPEPLPAPLRFGSAADAWHWLDSELPVLRSALRIALADGALDGLAMRLATGLVRALPLWSGGSEAVATDLYELHESILELARRGGLPRQQAAALVNLGDLHARRGQHGRALERYRAGLGPARSVEDQVAVGRILEAVAGAYRASGDLVRAVDWYGRALALRRTRGERADELRLLGRLAAAHTAQGRFGEALREYRAAIALHRKLGDQEGALGAILGSARVQEQAGHAEQALRTQREALASARELDAAGDGHRLEALVLVRMAEGLERAGDPAGARAQREQAAALGLPATRRAEPAGADSSAADSAETPVPAEVTTAVSE; translated from the coding sequence GTGGCTGCAGTACAGACGGCACGTCGGTTCGGGGCGGGACTGCCCCAGGATCCACCCTTCTTCGGCGGTCGGCGGGCCGAGCTCGCCCGGCTGCGCGAGGAGATCGGCCGGGCGCCGTTCGCGGCGTCCGCCGCGGCGCGCTCCGGCACGGCGGGCCCGGCGCCGAGCCGGGTCCTGGTCGTGGCCGGCCGTCCCGGCTCGGGCCGGACCTCGCTGGCCGTGCACTTCGCCCGGAGCGTCGCCGAGGACTACCCGGACGGGCAGTTCTTCGTCCGGCTGAGCGAACCCGGGGGCGGGCCGCTGCCCGCCGACCGGGTGGCCCGGCAGCTGCTGGCGGCGCTGGGCGAGCCGGTCGGGGAGGCCGCCGAGGCCGCGGCCGAGCCGCCGGGGCCGGACCCGGCGGCCGCCGGGCACCCGGACTGCGCGGCCCTGCGCGCGGCGCTGGCCGAGCGGCGCGTGCTGCTGGTGCTCGACGACGCCGGCAGCTCCGAGCAGCTGCGCGCCCTGCTGCCGGACGCCCCCGGCTGCCTGGTCGTGGCGGTCACCGCCGGACCGCTGACCGGGGTCGCCGACGCCCGGCCCTGCGTCCTCGGCGGGCTCGACGTCCGGACCTCGCTCGCGCTGCTGACCGGCTTCGCCGGGGACACCCGGATCGTCTGCGACCCGGTCGCCGCCCGCGGGCTGGTGGAGAACCTCGGCTGCCATCCGGGCGCGCTGCGGCTGGTCGGCGGCTGGCTGCGGACCTGCCCCAACGCCTCGGTGGCCGACGCGCTGCGGCTGCTCACCGAGTCCTCGCCGCGGATCAGTCTGGTCAAGCAGCCCGGCGCGGCGCTCCGCGACGCCGAGCCGCTGCGCCGCGCCTTCGACCTCGCCTACGACGGGCTGTCCGCGCAGGCCGCACGGCTGCTGCGGCTGCTGGCCCTGGCCCCGGCCGGCCGGGCCGAGCCGCGGACCGCCGCCGCGCTGCTGGGCTGCCCGGTGGACGCCGCCACCGCGCACCTCGCCGCGCTGGCCGAGCGCCGGCTGGTCAACCCGTACCACCCCGGCTCCGGCTTCGGGACCGGCGCCGACCCGGACTCCGCCGCCGCGCCCGGCGCCGAGCCGCAGCACGACGGCTACCAGCTGCCGGAGAGCCTGCGCGCCCCGTTGCTCGGACTGCTGGCCGCCGACCGGGCCAGCGAGACCGAGCTGGCCCGGGCCAGGGTGCTGGAGCGGCTGGTCCGGCTGCTCGGCGCCTGCGTCCACCGGCTCGCGCCCGGCGGCGGGCCCGAGCCCGAGCCGCTGCCCGCGCCGCTGCGCTTCGGCTCCGCCGCCGACGCCTGGCACTGGCTCGACAGCGAGCTGCCGGTGCTGCGCTCCGCCCTGCGGATCGCGCTCGCGGACGGCGCGCTGGACGGGCTGGCGATGCGTCTGGCCACCGGCCTGGTGCGGGCGCTGCCGCTGTGGTCCGGCGGCAGCGAGGCCGTCGCCACCGACCTGTACGAGCTGCACGAGTCGATCCTGGAGCTGGCCCGGCGCGGCGGGCTGCCCCGGCAGCAGGCCGCCGCCCTGGTCAACCTGGGTGACCTGCACGCCCGCCGGGGGCAGCACGGGCGCGCGCTGGAGCGCTACCGGGCCGGGCTCGGCCCGGCCCGCTCGGTCGAGGACCAGGTCGCGGTCGGCCGGATCCTGGAGGCGGTGGCCGGCGCGTACCGGGCCTCCGGCGACCTGGTCCGGGCCGTCGACTGGTACGGCAGGGCGCTGGCGCTGCGCCGCACCCGGGGCGAGCGCGCCGACGAGCTGCGGCTGCTGGGCCGGCTCGCCGCCGCGCACACCGCGCAGGGACGCTTCGGCGAGGCGCTGCGCGAGTACCGGGCGGCGATCGCGCTGCACCGCAAGCTCGGCGACCAGGAGGGCGCGCTGGGCGCGATCCTCGGCTCGGCCCGGGTGCAGGAGCAGGCCGGCCACGCCGAGCAGGCCCTGCGCACCCAGCGCGAGGCGCTGGCCTCGGCCCGGGAGCTGGACGCGGCCGGGGACGGCCACCGGCTGGAGGCGCTGGTGCTGGTGCGGATGGCGGAGGGGCTGGAGCGGGCCGGCGATCCGGCGGGGGCCCGGGCGCAGCGGGAGCAGGCGGCGGCCCTCGGCCTGCCGGCCACCCGCCGCGCCGAGCCCGCCGGCGCCGACTCCAGCGCTGCTGACTCGGCTGAAACTCCTGTCCCGGCCGAGGTGACGACGGCCGTTTCGGAGTGA
- a CDS encoding TetR/AcrR family transcriptional regulator, with amino-acid sequence MTGDAVVAETARRSRLSPERETELYQAVIDLVREVGYDAMTMDAVAARSHASKATLYRQWQGKPQLVAAAMRHIKFVALDLDTGSLRGDLYELAGQIGRGAEGETVFMNAIGHAIHRDPELGVAMRETLINPFRQVLRELLERAVARGEVRADAAALDFFAYALFGALPARKILDDRFADTEFLLSYVDAVVLPALLHS; translated from the coding sequence GTGACCGGTGACGCTGTGGTGGCGGAGACGGCGCGGCGTTCCCGGCTGAGCCCGGAGCGCGAGACCGAGCTCTACCAGGCGGTGATCGACCTGGTCCGCGAGGTCGGCTACGACGCGATGACGATGGACGCCGTCGCCGCCCGCAGCCATGCCAGCAAGGCGACCCTGTACCGCCAGTGGCAGGGGAAGCCGCAACTGGTCGCGGCGGCGATGCGGCACATCAAGTTCGTCGCGCTGGACCTCGACACCGGGAGCCTGCGCGGCGACCTGTACGAGCTCGCCGGGCAGATCGGGCGCGGGGCCGAGGGCGAGACCGTCTTCATGAACGCGATCGGCCACGCCATCCACCGGGACCCCGAGCTCGGCGTGGCGATGCGGGAGACGCTGATCAACCCCTTCCGGCAGGTGCTGCGGGAGCTGCTGGAGCGGGCGGTGGCACGCGGCGAGGTCCGTGCCGACGCGGCGGCCCTGGACTTCTTCGCCTACGCGCTCTTCGGGGCGCTGCCGGCCCGGAAGATCCTGGACGACCGGTTCGCCGACACGGAGTTCCTGCTCAGCTATGTCGACGCGGTCGTCCTGCCCGCCCTGCTGCACAGCTGA
- the scpB gene encoding SMC-Scp complex subunit ScpB, protein MPLKAALEAILMIVDEPAAVAHLADVLERPKRAVAAALRELAAEYSAQGRGFDLRFVAGGWRFYSRASCAPAVERYVLDGQQARLTQAALETLAVIAYRQPVSRSRVSAVRGVNCDGVMRTLVQRGLVEETGSEPETGAILYRTTQQFLERMGLRGLDELPELAPFLPEADDVEPDSQEGSAIAEAVAAQG, encoded by the coding sequence GTGCCGCTCAAGGCCGCGCTGGAGGCGATCCTCATGATCGTCGACGAGCCCGCCGCCGTCGCCCACCTGGCGGACGTGCTGGAGCGCCCCAAGCGCGCCGTCGCCGCCGCGCTGCGGGAGCTGGCCGCCGAGTACAGCGCCCAGGGACGCGGCTTCGACCTGCGGTTCGTGGCCGGTGGATGGCGCTTCTACAGCCGGGCGAGCTGCGCCCCGGCGGTCGAGCGCTACGTCCTGGACGGGCAGCAGGCGCGGCTGACCCAGGCCGCGCTGGAGACGCTGGCGGTGATCGCCTATCGTCAGCCGGTGTCCCGTTCCCGGGTATCGGCTGTCCGCGGTGTGAACTGTGACGGTGTCATGCGTACCCTGGTACAGAGGGGTCTGGTCGAGGAGACCGGGTCCGAGCCGGAAACGGGAGCCATCCTGTACCGGACAACGCAACAATTTTTGGAACGGATGGGGCTGCGCGGCCTGGATGAGCTGCCGGAGCTGGCCCCCTTCCTGCCTGAGGCCGACGATGTGGAACCGGACTCGCAGGAGGGCTCCGCGATTGCCGAGGCGGTCGCCGCGCAGGGCTAG
- a CDS encoding ParA family protein has translation MQNAAGRSGEDEVRTFDARQQPGYSPSHGHQHAGSEQGAARYDEVYDAAAFDAIEPGYAQSNMPEGQFYDPDAEYEPDAEYAATLAPDAARQRRERVGPTGRPLPYFPIPSPLTEHGPAKIVAMCNQKGGVGKTTSTINLGAALAEYGRRVLLVDFDPQGALSVGLGVNPMELDLTVYNLLMERGLTADEVLLKTAVPGMDLLPSNIDLSAAEVQLVSEVARESALARALKPLLPDYDYVIIDCQPSLGLLTVNALTAAHSVIVPLECEFFALRGVALLTETIEKVCERLNPDLRLDGILATMYDSRTVHSREVLARVVEAFGEHVFHTVIGRTVRFPETTVAGEPITTYASNSVGAAAYRQLAREVLARCPVE, from the coding sequence GTGCAGAACGCCGCCGGTCGCTCCGGGGAGGACGAGGTACGCACCTTCGACGCCCGGCAGCAGCCCGGCTACTCCCCGTCCCACGGACACCAGCACGCGGGCTCCGAGCAGGGAGCGGCCCGCTACGACGAGGTCTACGACGCGGCGGCATTCGACGCCATCGAGCCCGGCTACGCCCAGAGCAACATGCCGGAGGGTCAGTTCTACGATCCCGACGCCGAGTACGAGCCCGACGCCGAGTACGCCGCCACGCTGGCCCCCGACGCCGCCCGGCAGCGCCGGGAGCGGGTCGGCCCCACCGGTCGGCCGCTGCCCTACTTCCCGATCCCCTCGCCGCTGACCGAGCACGGTCCGGCGAAGATCGTCGCGATGTGCAACCAGAAGGGCGGGGTCGGCAAGACCACCTCGACCATCAACCTCGGCGCGGCGCTGGCCGAGTACGGCCGCCGGGTGCTGCTCGTCGACTTCGACCCGCAGGGCGCGCTCTCGGTCGGCCTCGGCGTCAACCCGATGGAGCTCGACCTCACCGTCTACAACCTGCTGATGGAGCGGGGCCTGACGGCGGACGAGGTGCTGCTGAAGACCGCCGTCCCCGGCATGGACCTGCTGCCGTCCAACATCGACCTGTCCGCCGCCGAGGTCCAGCTCGTCAGCGAGGTCGCCCGCGAGTCGGCACTGGCCCGTGCGCTCAAGCCGCTGCTGCCGGACTACGACTACGTCATCATCGACTGCCAGCCCTCCCTCGGGCTGCTCACGGTCAACGCCCTGACGGCGGCTCACAGCGTCATCGTGCCGCTGGAGTGCGAGTTCTTCGCCCTGCGCGGGGTCGCGCTGCTCACCGAGACCATCGAGAAGGTCTGCGAGCGGCTCAACCCGGACCTCCGGCTCGACGGCATCCTGGCGACCATGTACGACTCGCGCACGGTCCACAGCCGCGAGGTCCTGGCCCGCGTGGTCGAGGCCTTCGGCGAGCACGTCTTCCACACGGTCATCGGCCGCACGGTGCGCTTCCCGGAGACCACGGTCGCCGGTGAGCCGATCACCACCTACGCGTCCAACTCCGTCGGCGCCGCCGCCTACCGACAGCTCGCCAGGGAGGTGCTCGCCCGGTGCCCCGTCGAGTGA
- a CDS encoding NUDIX domain-containing protein, which produces MSEQQPIADTPEEWPVTASRTAFTGKIWDIRTEDVVMPDGAAVARDFMRHPGAVGVLALDEQRRALLVRQYRHPVRHRLWELPAGLLDVPGENPLHAAQRELYEEAHAKAGDWRVLVDFYSSPGGSSEALRIFLAQDLAEAEGERFAAEHEELDLQVDRVDLDELVRLVLAGELHNGALVTSVLAARVALDGPGLDSLRPAEAPWPARPFE; this is translated from the coding sequence ATGTCGGAGCAGCAGCCCATCGCGGACACTCCGGAGGAGTGGCCGGTCACCGCCTCGCGGACCGCGTTCACCGGGAAGATCTGGGACATCCGCACCGAGGACGTGGTGATGCCGGACGGGGCGGCGGTCGCCCGCGACTTCATGCGGCACCCGGGCGCGGTCGGCGTGCTGGCGCTGGACGAGCAGCGGCGGGCGCTGCTGGTGCGTCAGTACCGGCACCCGGTGCGGCACCGGCTGTGGGAGCTGCCGGCCGGGCTGCTGGACGTCCCCGGGGAGAACCCGCTGCACGCCGCGCAGCGCGAGCTCTACGAGGAGGCGCACGCCAAGGCGGGGGACTGGCGGGTGCTGGTCGACTTCTACAGCTCGCCCGGCGGCAGCTCCGAGGCGCTGCGGATCTTCCTGGCCCAGGACCTGGCCGAGGCGGAGGGCGAGCGCTTCGCGGCCGAGCACGAGGAGTTGGACCTCCAGGTCGACCGGGTGGACCTGGACGAGCTGGTCCGGCTGGTGCTCGCCGGGGAACTGCACAACGGCGCGCTGGTGACCTCGGTGCTGGCGGCGAGGGTCGCGCTGGACGGTCCCGGCCTGGACTCGCTGCGCCCGGCCGAAGCCCCCTGGCCCGCGCGTCCGTTCGAGTGA
- the ald gene encoding alanine dehydrogenase, with the protein MKVGIPREVKNHEYRVAITPAGVHELVRNGHQVFVENNAGVGSSIPNEEYVSAGATILGTADEVWATADLLLKVKEPVASEYHRLRKGQTLFTYLHLAASRECTDALLASGTTAIAYETVQLANGALPLLAPMSEVAGRLAPQVGSYHLMRPAGGRGTLPGGVPGTHAAKAVVIGGGVSGWHAATIAIGMGYDVTLLDRDINKLRDADKIFGNKIKAIASNAFELEKAVLEADLVIGAVLIPGAKAPKLVTNELVSRMKPGSVLVDIAIDQGGCFEDSKPTTHDDPTFTVHNSVFYCVANMPGAVPNTSTYALTNATLPYIVELANRGWKEACARDAALAKGLNAHEGQLTYASVAEAHGLGSVDLDTVLA; encoded by the coding sequence GTGAAGGTCGGCATCCCCCGCGAGGTCAAGAACCACGAGTACCGCGTGGCCATCACGCCTGCTGGCGTGCATGAGCTGGTCCGCAACGGACACCAGGTCTTCGTCGAGAACAACGCCGGTGTTGGCTCGTCGATCCCGAACGAGGAGTACGTCTCCGCCGGAGCGACCATCCTCGGCACCGCCGACGAGGTCTGGGCCACGGCCGACCTGCTGCTCAAGGTGAAGGAGCCGGTGGCCTCCGAGTACCACCGTCTGCGCAAGGGCCAGACCCTCTTCACCTACCTGCACCTGGCCGCCTCCCGGGAGTGCACCGACGCGCTCCTGGCGTCGGGCACCACGGCCATCGCGTACGAGACCGTGCAGCTCGCCAACGGCGCCCTGCCGCTGCTCGCCCCGATGTCCGAGGTCGCGGGCCGGCTGGCCCCGCAGGTCGGCTCGTACCACCTGATGCGCCCGGCCGGCGGCCGCGGCACCCTGCCCGGCGGCGTCCCCGGCACCCACGCGGCCAAGGCCGTGGTCATCGGCGGCGGCGTCTCCGGCTGGCACGCGGCGACCATCGCCATCGGCATGGGCTACGACGTGACCCTGCTGGACCGCGACATCAACAAGCTGCGCGACGCGGACAAGATCTTCGGCAACAAGATCAAGGCCATCGCCTCCAACGCGTTCGAGCTGGAGAAGGCCGTCCTTGAGGCCGACCTGGTCATCGGCGCGGTGCTGATCCCGGGCGCCAAGGCCCCGAAGCTGGTCACCAACGAGCTGGTCTCGCGGATGAAGCCGGGCTCGGTGCTGGTCGACATCGCGATCGACCAGGGCGGCTGCTTCGAGGACTCGAAGCCCACCACGCACGACGACCCGACCTTCACGGTCCACAACTCGGTGTTCTACTGCGTCGCCAACATGCCCGGCGCGGTGCCCAACACCTCCACCTACGCGCTCACCAACGCGACGCTGCCCTACATCGTCGAGCTGGCCAACCGTGGTTGGAAGGAGGCCTGCGCCCGTGACGCCGCGCTGGCCAAGGGCCTGAACGCGCACGAGGGCCAGCTGACCTACGCCTCCGTCGCCGAGGCGCACGGCCTGGGCTCGGTCGACCTGGACACCGTCCTGGCCTGA
- a CDS encoding DUF952 domain-containing protein, translated as MLLHLTTLDGWLAHPDRPYATATLALEGFIHCSADEESVLTVANDRFARTPGPLMVLLIEEDALDSAVRWEAAEPGGKAFPHIYGPVNRSAVAGMLEVERDSEGRWATLALWS; from the coding sequence ATGCTTCTCCACCTGACGACACTCGACGGCTGGCTGGCGCACCCCGACCGCCCCTACGCCACGGCCACGCTGGCGCTGGAGGGCTTCATCCACTGCTCGGCGGACGAGGAATCGGTCCTCACCGTGGCCAACGACCGCTTCGCCCGCACCCCCGGCCCGCTGATGGTGCTGCTGATCGAGGAGGACGCCCTGGACTCCGCCGTCCGCTGGGAGGCGGCGGAGCCCGGCGGCAAGGCGTTCCCGCACATCTACGGGCCGGTCAACCGCTCGGCCGTGGCCGGGATGCTGGAGGTCGAACGGGACAGCGAGGGCCGCTGGGCGACCCTCGCACTCTGGAGCTGA
- a CDS encoding segregation and condensation protein A, with amino-acid sequence MTATPQLDGAEPDLEQPEPEEPDADQPDADQPDADQPGLEPEPSGGFQVRLDNFEGPFDLLLSLIAKHKLDVTEVSLSRVTDEFIAHIRAMGPEWDLDLASEFLVVAATLLDLKAARLLPVAELEDEEDLALLEARDLLFARLLQYRAYKRIAALFAERWAAELRSRPRTVGLEPQHAALLPEVVISLGPEGFARLAARAMEPKPKPVVYVEHIHTSTVSVREQAALVVDRLRELGEASFRVLAADAPDVLTVVARFLALLELYRERVLLFDQPEALGELLVRWVGAEGATVEVTDEFDTPPTERAAEEGKGREEGKGR; translated from the coding sequence ATGACCGCGACCCCGCAGCTGGACGGCGCAGAGCCGGACCTCGAACAGCCGGAACCCGAAGAACCGGACGCCGACCAACCGGACGCCGACCAACCGGACGCCGACCAACCGGGCCTTGAGCCGGAGCCGTCCGGCGGCTTCCAGGTGCGCCTGGACAACTTCGAGGGCCCGTTCGACCTGCTGCTGAGCCTCATCGCCAAGCACAAGCTCGATGTCACCGAGGTCTCCCTGTCGCGGGTCACCGACGAGTTCATCGCCCACATCCGGGCCATGGGGCCGGAGTGGGACCTCGACCTCGCCAGCGAGTTCCTGGTGGTCGCCGCGACCCTGCTGGACCTCAAGGCCGCCCGGCTGCTCCCGGTCGCCGAACTGGAGGACGAGGAGGACCTGGCCCTGCTGGAGGCCCGCGACCTGCTGTTCGCCCGGCTGCTGCAGTACCGGGCCTACAAGCGGATCGCCGCGCTCTTCGCCGAGCGCTGGGCCGCCGAGCTGCGCAGCCGCCCGCGCACGGTCGGCCTGGAGCCGCAGCACGCCGCGCTGCTGCCGGAGGTGGTCATCAGCCTCGGCCCCGAGGGCTTCGCCCGGCTGGCGGCGCGGGCGATGGAGCCCAAGCCCAAGCCGGTGGTCTACGTCGAGCACATCCACACCTCGACGGTCAGCGTCCGGGAGCAGGCCGCGCTGGTGGTCGACCGGCTGCGCGAGCTGGGCGAGGCGAGCTTCCGCGTCCTGGCGGCGGACGCGCCGGACGTGCTCACGGTCGTGGCGCGCTTCCTCGCGCTGCTGGAGCTCTACCGTGAACGGGTGCTGCTCTTCGACCAGCCGGAGGCACTGGGCGAGCTGCTGGTGCGCTGGGTCGGCGCGGAGGGCGCGACGGTCGAGGTCACCGACGAGTTCGACACGCCGCCGACGGAGCGCGCGGCAGAGGAAGGCAAGGGACGAGAGGAAGGCAAGGGACGATGA
- a CDS encoding pseudouridine synthase, producing MRSGNSSNGNGRNSGGNGGGAGGNGRGGSQRGGGSSAGGRGTGGARGGQQGGQQGGQRRSGSGWEKEAPRPEQRSYDRPEFGARTPSPGRSVGQIRPGALGGGSGARRGPAKPVRSRELQAKVEDAVRARHDKPAVVLPKTHGEPEGERLQKVLARAGMGSRRACEELIDQGRVEVNGSVVREQGKRVDPMHDEIKVDGLTVATQSYLFFALNKPVGVVATMEDPDGRQCLGDYVNNRETRLFHVGRLDTETEGIILLTNHGELAHRLTHPKYGVVKTYLAAIQGPIPRDLGKTLAKGIELEDGWARADSFKVVQNVGKNYLVEVSLHEGRKHIVRRLLAEAGFPVEKLVRVQFGPIALGDQKSGWLRRLTNPEVGQLMKAVGL from the coding sequence ATGCGTAGCGGTAACAGCAGTAACGGTAACGGTCGGAACAGCGGCGGCAACGGCGGCGGTGCCGGGGGCAACGGGCGCGGCGGGAGCCAGCGCGGTGGCGGCAGCAGTGCGGGCGGCCGGGGGACCGGCGGCGCCCGCGGCGGCCAGCAGGGCGGCCAGCAGGGCGGCCAGCGCCGCAGCGGCAGCGGCTGGGAGAAGGAGGCGCCGCGTCCCGAGCAGCGCTCCTACGACCGTCCGGAGTTCGGGGCGCGCACGCCCAGCCCGGGGCGCTCGGTCGGCCAGATCCGCCCCGGCGCGCTCGGCGGCGGCTCCGGCGCGCGGCGCGGCCCGGCCAAGCCGGTGCGCTCGCGCGAGCTCCAGGCCAAGGTGGAGGACGCCGTCCGCGCCCGCCACGACAAGCCGGCCGTGGTGCTGCCGAAGACCCACGGCGAGCCCGAGGGCGAGCGCCTGCAGAAGGTCCTGGCCCGCGCGGGCATGGGCAGCCGTCGCGCCTGCGAGGAGCTGATCGACCAGGGCCGGGTCGAGGTCAACGGCTCGGTCGTGCGCGAGCAGGGCAAGCGGGTCGACCCGATGCACGACGAGATCAAGGTCGACGGGCTGACCGTCGCCACCCAGTCGTACCTCTTCTTCGCGCTGAACAAGCCGGTCGGCGTGGTCGCGACGATGGAGGACCCGGACGGACGCCAGTGCCTCGGCGACTACGTGAACAACCGGGAGACCCGGCTGTTCCACGTCGGCCGGCTGGACACCGAGACCGAGGGCATCATCCTGCTCACCAACCACGGCGAGCTGGCGCACCGGCTGACCCACCCCAAGTACGGCGTGGTCAAGACCTACCTGGCGGCGATCCAGGGCCCGATCCCGCGCGACCTGGGCAAGACCCTGGCCAAGGGCATCGAGCTGGAGGACGGCTGGGCGCGCGCCGACAGTTTCAAGGTCGTCCAGAACGTGGGCAAGAACTACCTGGTCGAGGTCAGCCTGCACGAGGGCCGCAAGCACATCGTGCGTCGGCTGCTCGCCGAGGCGGGCTTCCCGGTGGAGAAGCTGGTCCGGGTCCAGTTCGGCCCGATCGCGCTGGGCGACCAGAAGTCCGGCTGGCTGCGCCGCCTCACCAACCCCGAGGTCGGCCAGCTGATGAAGGCCGTCGGGCTGTAG